The genomic interval GCGAAGGGCGGCGGCTCGGCCAACAAGTCGTTCCTCTACCAGGAGACGAAGGCCGTCCTGAACGAGGCCTCCATGATGACGTTCCTGGAGGAGAAGATCCGTTCGCTGGGGACCGCGGCCTGCCCGCCGTACCACCTGGCGATCGTGGTCGGCGGCACGTCGGCGGAGTTCGCGCTGAAGACCGCCAAGTACGCCTCCGCGCACTATCTGGACGAGCTGCCCGCCGAGGGCTCGCCCACCGGGCACGGTTTCCGGGACAAGGAGCTGGAGGAGAAGGTCTTCGAGCTGACGCAGCGGATCGGCATCGGCGCGCAGTTCGGCGGCAAGTACTTCTGCCACGACGTGCGCGTGGTGCGGCTGCCCCGGCACGGGGCCTCGCTGCCGGTCGCCATCGCCGTGTCCTGCTCGGCCGACCGCCAGGCCACCGCGAAGATCACCGCCGAGGGCGTCTTCCTGGAGCAGCTGGAGACGGACCCGGCGCGCTTCCTCCCCGACACCACCGACGAGCACCTCGACGGGGCGGGCGGGGACGTCGTGGAGATCGACCTCAACCGGCCGATGGACGAGGTGCTGGCCGAGCTGACCAAGTACCCGGTCAAGACCCGGCTTTCGCTGACCGGGCCGCTGGTCGTGGCCCGCGACATCGCGCACGCCAAGATCAAGGAGCGGCTGGACGCGGGCGAGGAGATGCCGCAGTACCTGAAGGACCACCCGGTGTACTACGCGGGCCCGGCGAAGACGCCCGAGGGGTACGCCTCCGGTTCCTTCGGCCCGACGACGGCCGGCCGGATGGACTCCTACGTGGAGCAGTTCCAGGCGGCGGGCGGCTCGAAGGTGATGCTCGCCAAGGGCAACCGCAGCAAGCAGGTCACCGACGCCTGCGGCGCGCACGGCGGCTTCTACCTCGGCTCGATCGGCGGCCCCGCGGCCCGCCTCGCGCAGGACTGCATCAAGAAGGTCGAGGTCGTCGAGTACGAGGAGCTCGGCATGGAGGCGGTCTGGCGCATCGAGGTCGAGGACTTCCCCGCGTTCGTCGTCGTCGACGACAAGGGCAACGACTTCTTCACCGAGCCCGCCCCCGCTCCGACGTTCACCAGCATTCCGGTGCGGGGGCCGGGTCTCGGCTGACCCACGCTCCGTGGACGCCACCGGGAGGGCCCGTCCGCGCGGACGGGCCCTCCCGCGCGTTCTCAGCCGTCCAGCAGACCCGATGTCGCGACCAGATACCCCAGCTGCGCCCGGCTGTTGCTGCCCAGCTGCTCGGAGACCTTGCGCATGTGCTCGGCGACGCTGCGGCGGCTCATGCCGATCCGGCGGGCGATGGCGGCGTCCGTCTCACCGTTGACGACGGCCTGGAGGATGGTGCGCTGGAGGTCGGAGGTGACGACGGGGGTACGCAGCGGCGCGCGTTCGGGGCGGACCGGCACCGCGCGGGACCACGCCTCGTCGAAGTGGCGGACCAGGAAGCGGACCAGCGACGGGTGCTGGACGCGCAGGGCGGTGTGCGGTTCGTCGGAGAACGGGATGAGGGCGAGGTCCCGGTCGAAGACGATGAACCGGTCGGCGACCTCGGCGAGGGTCCTGACCTCGGCGCCCTCGGCGGTCACCTGCTCGATGTAGGCGAGCGTGGTGCGATCCGAGCGGACGGTGTGCTGGTAGAGGGTGCGCTGCCGGATGCCGCGGCGCAGGTTGCCCAGGTCGCGCGGGAGCGACTGCTCCAGGACGTGGGCGGGCCGCCCGCCGCCGGGGTGGGCGGTGCGGACCTCGGTGCGGCAGCCGCTGACCCCGGCGTCCAGGGCCTTGCCGATGACGGCCGTGCCGGAGAGCCGGGTGAGGACGGGGCGTTCCTGCCGGTGCATCTCGGCGTAGAGCCCCTCGAAGGCGGCGAGGGTGGCGCGGGCGGAGCGCAGGGTGCGGCGCTGCTCGACGATCGCCTCCTCGATCGGGGCGAGCGCGGCGAACGAGGCGGTCTCCGGCGGTACGGGGATGAGGTAGCCGGGTGACTCCTGGTCGGCCACCACCAGGTGCAGCGACCGCAGGCAGGGGGGCGCGGCGCCGGCCGGGAGGCAGCCCTCCGTCAGCGCACGGCGATAGGCCGCGAGCGCCGCCTCGCAGGGTTGTTCCGGTATCGACCGGTCCGAGGGTGATTCACGGCAATCACATACCGGTGAGGGGGAATGATCGTCCTTCACAAGGATGCAGATTACCTTTGTGCAATCGTGAGGCCCCCGTCCGGCGTCCGTGCTCGACGAGTATGTCCGGGTGACATCTGGAATGGGCAGTGCGGACGGGCCGAAGGCGGACGAGGCGGACGGCGGTGCCCGGAAGTCCCGGGAAGCTCAGGAGGCCCGGGATACCGCGGTCTCCGAGCGCCGCTTTCGATTCCTCGTCGCCGGATACGCGGTGTCTTCCTACGGCACTTTCCTGAATATGGTGGCGCTGAATCTCTTCGTCTACGAGACGACGGGCCGGGCGCTGGCCATGGGGCTGTTCATGGCGGTGCGGCTCGCCTCCGGATTCGTCGCCGGTCTGGTCGTGGGCGGTCTGCTCGCCCGTTTCAGCGCGAAAAGCATCATGCTGTGGGCCAATGTCGGGCAGGGCTCCGTGATGCTGGTGCTCATCCTGGCGCCGGACGGTCTGCTGACCGGGGCGCTGATGGCCGTCTCGGTGGTGATCGGGGCGTGCGGGACGCTGTTCATGGTGGCGTTGCGCAGTTCGATCCCGGAGATGGTCGGGGAGGACCGCAGGGCCTGGGCGAACTCCCTCTCGATCACCGGCCGTTCGCTGGCCATGGTGGCGGGGTTCGCCTCGGCGGGCGTGGTGGTGTCCCTCGTGGGGTACACGGCGGCCTTCGTCGTCGACATGGCGACGTTCGTGGCCTGCGCGGTGACGGTGGCCCTGCTGCCGATCGCCGGAGGCAAGGGAGCGGACGCCGCCAAGGGAGCGGACGGCAAGGGAGCGGACGGCAAGGGAGCGGACGGCAAGGGAGCGGACGGCACCGCCGCCGAGGGCTCCGGGGCCGGGAAGGACGCCCCGGGCGCCGCGTCCGCGAAGGGCGGCAGGCGCTGGCGGCCCGTGGCCTTCCTCGCGCTGGCCGCCGCACCCGGGATGGGCCTGATGGTGGCCCTGCGCGGGGTCGACGCGTTCGGCTCCTCGTCCCACAACGCGGCGCTGCCGATCTACTCCACCTCGCTCGACACGTCGAACCCCGCGGTGTTCGTCAGCGCGTTCTGGTGCGTGTGGGCGCTCGGCAACATCGGGGCCCAGCAGGTGATCCAGCGGTACGCGCAGCGCACCGGACGCTCCGTGGGGGCGCTCGGATTCGGCTACGGCACGGTGGTGATGTCGGCGGCGTTCATCGCGGCGTTCGCCGGGTTCCCGCTGGCCGTGACCGCGGTGATCGCGCTGATCGCGGGGGCTGCGGACGGCCTCACCGAGGTCGCGTACACCTCGCATCTCCAGACACTTCCGGCCACCTTGCGCGGCCACGCCTTCGGTCTTTCGGCCACTTTCGAGAACCTCGGCTTCGGCGTCGGCATGATCCTTGTGGCGGCGGCCCTCGACCGGTTCTCCCCGCTGGCCGTGGTGGGCTGGTCCCATGGCGCCGCCATCGTCGTCGCCGTGGTGTTCCTGCTGAGGGTGGCGGGAGTGCGGCGGGCGGGACGGGTGGGGCGTGCGGGGCGTGCGGGGTTGCGAAAGGAAGAGGCCGTTGAGGGACGACCGGATCGCGGTGATCGGGACGGCGCTGAGGTTTCCGGGGGCTGACACCCCGGAGACGTACTGGCGCGACATCCGGGCGGGGACCGGCCACGTACGCCGTTTCACCCGGGCCGAGTTCGCCGCGGCGGGGGTCCCGGCGGCGGAGTACGAGCGACCGGGGTTCGGCGGGGCGAGCGCGCTCCTGGCGGACGTGGACGGCTTCGACGCCGGGTTCTTCCGGATGAGCGGGCGGGAGGCGGAGCTGACCGATCCGCAGCAGCGGCTCTTCCTGGAGTGCTGCTTCCACGCCCTGGAGGACGGGGGTTACGCGGGCGGTGAGGGCCGTTGCGCGGGCGGCGACGGCGGCGCGTTGCGGATCGGGGTGTACGGCAGCTCCGGCTACCGCCTGTACTCACTGCACAGCTATCTGGCGGAGAACCTGGCGGCGGAGGCCGGCTCGTGCGACTGGATGACCGCCAAGCAGGTCCAGGTCGGCAACTACCCCGACTTCACCGCCACCCGCGCCGCCTTCCGGCTCGGTCTGACCGGCCCCGCGCTGACCGTCTCGACGGCCTGCTCCAGCGCTCTCGTCTCGGTCCATCTGGCCTGCCAGGCGCTGCGCGCCGGGGACGCGGAGCTGATGCTGGTGGGTTCCGCCGCCCTGCATCTGCCGGAAGTCACCGGCCAGGTCCCGGTGAAGGGCTCCACCCTCTCCCCCACCGGCACGGTCCGGGCCTTCGACGCGGACGCGGACGGCACGGTCGGAGGGAACGGGGCCGCCGCCGTCCTCCTCAAACCGCTGGCCCGGGCGCTGGCCGACGGCGACACCGTGCACGCGGTGATCCTGGGCTCGGCGGTCACCAACGACGGCTCGGACAAGACGACCAACGACCGTACGGGGAGAGGGGGTTTCGCCGCCCCCGGGGTCGCCGGGCAGCGGGACGCGGTGCTCGGGGCGCTGCGCGCGGCGGACGTGGACGCGGCGTCGATCGGCTACGTGGAGGCGCACGGCACGGGCACGCTGAAGGGCGACCCGATCGAGTTCGCCGCCCTGACCGAGGCGTTCCGCGCGCACACCGACCGGACCGGCTTCTGCGCGCTCGGCT from Streptomyces sp. CA-278952 carries:
- a CDS encoding fumarate hydratase, with protein sequence MAEFAYSDLLPLGEDTTPYRLVTAEGVSTFEAGGRTFLEVAPEALRTLAAEAMHDISHYLRPAHLAQLRRIVDDPEASSNDKFVALDLLKNANIAAAGVLPMCQDTGTAIVMGKRGQNVLTEGGDEEALSHGIYDAYTKLNLRYSQMAPLTMWDEKNTGSNLPAQIELYATDGGAYKFLFMAKGGGSANKSFLYQETKAVLNEASMMTFLEEKIRSLGTAACPPYHLAIVVGGTSAEFALKTAKYASAHYLDELPAEGSPTGHGFRDKELEEKVFELTQRIGIGAQFGGKYFCHDVRVVRLPRHGASLPVAIAVSCSADRQATAKITAEGVFLEQLETDPARFLPDTTDEHLDGAGGDVVEIDLNRPMDEVLAELTKYPVKTRLSLTGPLVVARDIAHAKIKERLDAGEEMPQYLKDHPVYYAGPAKTPEGYASGSFGPTTAGRMDSYVEQFQAAGGSKVMLAKGNRSKQVTDACGAHGGFYLGSIGGPAARLAQDCIKKVEVVEYEELGMEAVWRIEVEDFPAFVVVDDKGNDFFTEPAPAPTFTSIPVRGPGLG
- a CDS encoding LuxR C-terminal-related transcriptional regulator; translated protein: MKDDHSPSPVCDCRESPSDRSIPEQPCEAALAAYRRALTEGCLPAGAAPPCLRSLHLVVADQESPGYLIPVPPETASFAALAPIEEAIVEQRRTLRSARATLAAFEGLYAEMHRQERPVLTRLSGTAVIGKALDAGVSGCRTEVRTAHPGGGRPAHVLEQSLPRDLGNLRRGIRQRTLYQHTVRSDRTTLAYIEQVTAEGAEVRTLAEVADRFIVFDRDLALIPFSDEPHTALRVQHPSLVRFLVRHFDEAWSRAVPVRPERAPLRTPVVTSDLQRTILQAVVNGETDAAIARRIGMSRRSVAEHMRKVSEQLGSNSRAQLGYLVATSGLLDG
- a CDS encoding MFS transporter, with translation MGSADGPKADEADGGARKSREAQEARDTAVSERRFRFLVAGYAVSSYGTFLNMVALNLFVYETTGRALAMGLFMAVRLASGFVAGLVVGGLLARFSAKSIMLWANVGQGSVMLVLILAPDGLLTGALMAVSVVIGACGTLFMVALRSSIPEMVGEDRRAWANSLSITGRSLAMVAGFASAGVVVSLVGYTAAFVVDMATFVACAVTVALLPIAGGKGADAAKGADGKGADGKGADGKGADGTAAEGSGAGKDAPGAASAKGGRRWRPVAFLALAAAPGMGLMVALRGVDAFGSSSHNAALPIYSTSLDTSNPAVFVSAFWCVWALGNIGAQQVIQRYAQRTGRSVGALGFGYGTVVMSAAFIAAFAGFPLAVTAVIALIAGAADGLTEVAYTSHLQTLPATLRGHAFGLSATFENLGFGVGMILVAAALDRFSPLAVVGWSHGAAIVVAVVFLLRVAGVRRAGRVGRAGRAGLRKEEAVEGRPDRGDRDGAEVSGG